A portion of the Cryptomeria japonica chromosome 5, Sugi_1.0, whole genome shotgun sequence genome contains these proteins:
- the LOC131875831 gene encoding replication protein A 70 kDa DNA-binding subunit A-like gives MCTNANSFIGLVSEVVGVNGFTLPGFLLLLCYLSVCGCDYFQSASSLFTLPGSHYIISKGSVKEANARYNKLSNHLEITLSDTSILKHCTNEEQPDQQIPPFTPISELFHLTNNTLVDIIGLVLYVGVIIPIHRKDGSQTQKRVVKINDLSSSTIDINLWGPMAEQKGLELKNMLTNDSMLILALRNARVGYFNGKLINITAATTLHINPSFPEAELLTLRGKDPLLVVPLVAQTIHIDGRYTRMTISSIREQMSIRPETIQTTLLAVLRFVNVNDQNFYNAACPLIVNGRPCKKKCTQHANDSWFCSRCQMTMQDYNYSYLLPLKLQDATGTLWATAFDEGGIHLLHTTTKQIYALQNNATTTETPSSVIKRLLSCYYSFTMLVSTETYNSEMKMKVTVNKVAPVNFKAECHALLAKIACLSTKT, from the exons ATGTGCACCAATGCGAACTCTTTTATTGGGCTTGTTTCTGAGGTTGTTGGCGTTAATGGTTTTACGTTGCCAG GATTCTTACTTTTGTTATGTTATTTAAGTGTTTGTGGATGTGATTACTTTCAGTCTGCATCGTCTCTGTTCACTTTGCCAG gttcacattatattatttcaaaagGATCTGTTAAGGAGGCAAATGCAAGGTACAACAAACTAAGCAACCATCTAGAAATCACGTTGTctgatacatccatactaaaacaCTGCACCAACGAAGAACAACCAGatcaacaaattcctcctttcaCGCCCATTAGTGAATTGTTTCATCTAACAAATAACACGCTGGTTGACATAATTGGTCTTGTTCTATATGTTGGAGTTATCATTCCTATACACAGGAAAGATGGCAGTCAAACACAAAAACGTGTGGTGAAAATTAATGATCTATCTAgttcaacaattgacatcaacttaTGGGGTCCAATGGCAGAACAAAAGGGCCTGGAATTGAAAAATATGTTGACCAATGATAGTATGCTTATCCTTGCTTTACGTAATGCTCGTGTTGGCTATTTCAATGGGAAGCTTATAAACATAACAGCTGCAacaacattacatatcaacccaAGTTTTCCAGAAGCAGAGCTTCTAACATTAAGAGGAAAGGACCCTTTGCTTGTTGTACCCTTGGTTGCACAAACTATCCACATAGATGGCAGATATACTAGAATGACAATTTCTTCAATCCGTGAGCAGATGAGCATCAGACCAGAAACAATTCAGACAACATTGCTAGCTGTTCTGCGCTTTGTGAACGTCAATGACCAAAATTTCTATAACGCAGCTTGCCCACTAATAGTCAATGGAAGGCCTTGCAAGAAAAAGTGTACACAGCATGCTAATGACTCTTGGTTCTGCTCTAGATGTCAAATGACTATGCAAGACTACAATTATAGTTACCTCTTGCCTCTAAAGTTGCAAGATGCCACAGGTACCCTATGGGCCACTGCATTTGATGAGGGTGGCATTCACTTGCTACACACAACTACAAAACAAATCTATGCACTCCAAAACAATGCAACAACAACAGAGACACCTTCCTCAGTGATCAAGAGACTATTGTCATGTTACTATTCATTCACAATGTTGGTTTCTACTGAGACATATAAttcagaaatgaagatgaaagtgACAGTCAACAAAGTTGCTCCTGTTAACTTCAAAGCTGAGTGCCATGCATTACTTGCAAAAATTGCCTGCCTAAGTACAAAGACTTAA